One Paenibacillus riograndensis SBR5 DNA segment encodes these proteins:
- a CDS encoding YitT family protein: MKLNNIMISFIGCFIMGLGVNLGYVPVHLFSTGFPGIGVLALYVLDWNTGIVVFALNVPLFLLAWKSIGRSFVIQTIIVAGVLSVFLDLLYPIRNWVHPPLWLGIVVGGAFMGLGAGIVFRQGLTSGGVGLLARLIQLHYPKLKMGTIHIGFDFFVLILGAVVMDITTAFYTFLASIIMGRTMDFTKSVPNLMARLRSPNQTH; encoded by the coding sequence TTGAAGCTGAACAACATTATGATTTCGTTCATCGGGTGTTTTATTATGGGGTTGGGTGTAAATCTCGGCTATGTTCCTGTTCATCTGTTCAGCACAGGATTTCCGGGAATCGGGGTTCTTGCTCTCTATGTTTTAGACTGGAATACAGGTATAGTTGTATTTGCTCTTAATGTTCCTTTGTTTTTACTGGCTTGGAAAAGTATTGGGCGTTCCTTCGTTATCCAGACGATAATTGTTGCAGGAGTTTTGTCGGTCTTCCTTGACCTTTTGTATCCCATTCGGAACTGGGTGCATCCGCCTTTATGGTTAGGCATTGTGGTTGGAGGGGCTTTTATGGGATTGGGGGCTGGAATCGTGTTTCGGCAAGGGCTGACTAGCGGGGGCGTAGGGCTACTGGCGCGGTTAATTCAACTTCATTATCCTAAACTAAAGATGGGGACGATTCATATTGGATTTGATTTTTTTGTGCTTATACTTGGAGCGGTGGTCATGGATATCACGACGGCATTCTACACTTTCTTGGCATCGATCATTATGGGACGTACGATGGACTTCACAAAATCGGTGCCCAATCTTATGGCAAGATTACGCTCCCCTAACCAAACGCATTAG
- a CDS encoding type II toxin-antitoxin system RelE/ParE family toxin: protein MQVVWTKSAAQSFSKIESIHFSPQETAEYKLKLFMRIEEKVIRSGKLFPSRTYKDTYYIRIDRYIVSYEPSEDGSTYIITAFKHGRQASKF, encoded by the coding sequence ATGCAGGTAGTCTGGACTAAAAGTGCAGCTCAGAGCTTTTCCAAGATCGAAAGCATCCACTTCTCACCACAGGAAACAGCAGAGTATAAATTAAAGCTGTTCATGCGGATTGAAGAAAAGGTGATTCGGTCAGGAAAGTTGTTTCCGTCAAGAACTTATAAAGATACTTACTATATTCGTATTGATCGTTATATCGTTTCCTATGAGCCATCTGAGGATGGCTCTACATACATAATTACTGCTTTTAAACATGGAAGGCAAGCCAGCAAGTTTTAA
- a CDS encoding site-specific integrase, producing MEKQQMEKELLVVLEQFENLLNNKLKSNYMPILKNTFLPCLVSAHSEISNIDELFMHEITRANIVQAGIQYVDTTKKVKSVAAVKKYLTAVAEFHKRVIIKKYPNTPLNSINEFQGLFEEIVEKSQKNLMPKISHDQIKDKEAKFILEYLSSLSKNSYKEQVICIVFELMLLYGFKIGTIASLKKDDFSQERRTLMISLPSLHSPIKLELPYKLSKQISDLEANYMNESELLFLADDNKKLDSSYFFEFLKNLEKDTTKTLGTQCTHLTLSGLSKYAVTNMFIKGMNPITISNISGMKDVDLKNCQQAANRVLNSDNFGNSYINSNFRGMEFYEYLN from the coding sequence ATGGAAAAGCAACAAATGGAGAAAGAATTATTAGTTGTTTTAGAACAATTCGAAAACCTTTTAAATAATAAGCTGAAGTCTAATTACATGCCTATTTTAAAAAATACTTTTCTTCCTTGTCTAGTTAGTGCTCATAGTGAAATAAGTAATATCGACGAATTATTTATGCACGAAATAACCCGTGCAAATATAGTTCAAGCTGGAATTCAATACGTAGATACCACTAAGAAGGTCAAAAGCGTTGCAGCAGTCAAAAAATATTTGACTGCTGTAGCCGAATTTCACAAACGTGTTATTATAAAGAAATATCCTAACACACCATTGAACAGTATTAATGAGTTCCAAGGACTATTTGAAGAAATTGTTGAGAAATCACAGAAGAACCTGATGCCTAAAATCTCTCATGATCAGATAAAAGACAAAGAAGCTAAGTTCATATTAGAGTACTTGAGTTCGCTTTCTAAAAATTCTTATAAAGAACAAGTTATCTGTATTGTCTTTGAATTAATGCTTCTCTATGGATTTAAAATAGGTACTATAGCTAGCTTAAAAAAAGATGATTTTTCACAAGAAAGGCGCACATTAATGATTTCACTTCCATCACTACATTCCCCCATAAAACTTGAATTGCCTTATAAGCTTTCAAAACAGATAAGTGACTTAGAAGCTAATTATATGAATGAAAGTGAACTGCTTTTTCTTGCAGATGATAACAAAAAACTTGATTCATCTTACTTTTTTGAATTTTTGAAGAATCTTGAAAAAGATACAACAAAAACTCTTGGTACACAGTGTACACACTTAACATTGTCAGGATTGTCAAAATACGCAGTTACAAATATGTTCATCAAGGGTATGAATCCTATTACAATTAGTAATATTTCTGGCATGAAGGATGTAGATTTGAAAAATTGTCAGCAAGCAGCAAATAGAGTGCTTAACAGCGATAACTTTGGAAACTCATATATTAACTCAAATTTTAGAGGGATGGAATTTTATGAATATTTAAACTAA
- the alaS gene encoding alanine--tRNA ligase — MKASEIRSKWLQFFESKGHRIEPSASLVPHNDPSLLWINAGMAPLKAYFDGREIPENPRLTNSQKCIRTNDIENVGKTRRHHTFFEMLGNFSIGDYFKEEAITWAWEFLTGKEWIGFDPNRISVTVYAEDEEAFKLWNEKVGLPAERIIKLGDDNFWDIGEGPCGPCSEIFYDRGEAYGSDLSDPEMYPGGENERWLEVWNLVFSQFNHNKDGSYTPLPNKNIDTGAGLERFASILQDVDSNFDTDLFQPIIQKTAKLAGVTYKDNLEQDIALKVIADHIRTVTFAVGDGVLPSNEGRGYIIRRLLRRAVRYGKTLGLDRPFLFGLTETVGEVMGVYYPSVVENREYIAKIIRTEEERFHETLSDGLAILGEISAKAKADGRSAIAGADAFKLYDTYGFPFDLTEDFASEQGLTVDREGFDAAMQEQRDRARAARQDGGSMKVQGGPLAELTVKSEFVGYNDTVAESKILAIVVDGELAETAGEGTDCQVILESTPFYAESGGQVSDTGLLTGGSVTAKVTGLFKAPHGQHVHLVTVEAGELRVGDSVRAEVNREQREDIVKNHTATHLLHKALKEVLGGHVNQAGSLVEGARLRFDFSHFGAITPEELSDIEHRVNAQIWRGLDVVIENKPIDEAKAMGAMALFGEKYGNIVRVVQVGDYSLELCGGIHVLNTSQIGIFKLVSESGIGSGVRRIEAVTGRYAYQFTESQLDLLKQSAGLLKSSLNDVPKRIEALHAQVRELSRENESLQSMLSATFAAELTSSVKTVGSGTQLLAVAVQAGNMDALRSTADELKSKLPDAVLVLGAAMDDKVNFVVSVPQSLVQKGFHAGKLVKEIAAVCGGGGGGRPDMAQAGGKDASKLGEALVKAEELVAALA, encoded by the coding sequence ATGAAAGCAAGTGAAATCCGTTCCAAATGGCTGCAGTTTTTTGAGAGCAAAGGCCACCGCATCGAGCCGAGCGCATCGCTCGTGCCGCATAATGACCCGTCGCTGCTGTGGATCAACGCCGGGATGGCGCCGCTGAAGGCTTATTTTGACGGGCGGGAAATTCCGGAGAATCCGCGGCTGACCAACTCGCAGAAATGCATACGTACCAATGATATCGAGAATGTCGGCAAAACGCGCCGCCACCATACGTTTTTTGAGATGCTGGGCAACTTCTCCATCGGCGACTACTTCAAAGAAGAAGCGATTACCTGGGCTTGGGAATTTCTGACCGGCAAGGAATGGATCGGCTTTGATCCGAACCGTATTTCCGTAACGGTATATGCCGAGGATGAAGAAGCGTTCAAGCTGTGGAATGAAAAAGTCGGACTGCCTGCCGAGCGCATTATCAAGCTGGGCGACGACAACTTCTGGGATATCGGCGAAGGCCCCTGCGGCCCTTGCTCGGAAATCTTCTATGACCGCGGCGAAGCCTACGGCAGCGACTTATCCGATCCGGAAATGTATCCGGGCGGGGAAAATGAACGCTGGCTCGAAGTGTGGAACCTCGTATTCTCGCAGTTCAACCACAACAAAGACGGCAGTTATACGCCGCTTCCGAACAAGAACATTGATACCGGTGCCGGTCTGGAGCGCTTCGCATCCATTCTGCAGGATGTGGACTCTAACTTTGACACCGATCTGTTCCAGCCGATTATTCAGAAGACCGCGAAGCTTGCCGGTGTCACCTATAAGGACAATCTGGAGCAGGATATTGCGCTGAAGGTCATTGCCGACCACATCCGTACGGTAACGTTCGCCGTGGGTGACGGTGTGCTTCCTTCCAATGAAGGCCGCGGCTATATTATCCGCCGTCTGCTCCGCCGCGCAGTGCGCTACGGCAAGACGCTGGGTCTGGACCGTCCATTCCTGTTCGGCCTTACCGAAACCGTAGGCGAAGTGATGGGGGTCTACTACCCGTCCGTAGTCGAGAACCGCGAATACATCGCCAAAATCATCCGCACGGAAGAAGAGCGTTTCCACGAAACGCTGTCCGACGGTTTGGCGATTCTGGGCGAAATCAGCGCCAAGGCTAAGGCTGACGGGCGGAGTGCCATCGCCGGTGCAGACGCGTTCAAGCTGTACGACACCTACGGCTTCCCGTTTGACCTCACCGAGGATTTTGCTTCCGAGCAAGGCCTTACCGTGGACCGGGAAGGCTTCGACGCTGCAATGCAGGAGCAGCGCGACCGTGCCAGAGCCGCCCGCCAGGACGGCGGCAGCATGAAGGTTCAAGGCGGACCGCTGGCTGAGCTGACGGTTAAAAGTGAATTTGTTGGATATAATGACACCGTAGCAGAGTCTAAAATATTGGCTATTGTGGTAGACGGGGAACTGGCGGAAACCGCAGGCGAAGGTACCGACTGCCAGGTTATTCTCGAATCAACGCCATTCTATGCCGAAAGCGGCGGCCAGGTCAGCGATACCGGCCTTCTGACCGGAGGTTCGGTCACGGCCAAGGTAACCGGGCTGTTCAAGGCTCCGCATGGCCAGCATGTTCACCTGGTCACTGTGGAAGCCGGTGAGCTGAGAGTGGGCGACAGCGTCCGTGCTGAAGTGAACCGTGAGCAGCGCGAAGACATTGTGAAGAATCACACGGCAACACACCTGCTGCACAAAGCGCTCAAAGAAGTGCTCGGCGGTCATGTGAATCAAGCCGGTTCTTTAGTAGAAGGCGCACGTCTGCGTTTTGACTTCTCGCATTTCGGAGCCATTACGCCGGAAGAGCTGAGCGACATCGAGCACCGGGTAAATGCGCAAATCTGGCGCGGCCTGGATGTGGTCATTGAGAACAAGCCGATTGACGAAGCCAAAGCTATGGGGGCGATGGCACTTTTCGGTGAGAAATACGGCAATATCGTCCGCGTGGTTCAGGTAGGCGATTACAGCCTGGAGCTGTGCGGTGGTATCCATGTCTTGAACACCTCACAGATCGGTATCTTCAAGCTGGTCAGCGAGAGCGGCATTGGTTCCGGTGTACGCCGGATCGAAGCGGTCACCGGACGTTATGCGTACCAGTTCACCGAAAGCCAGCTGGATCTGCTGAAGCAATCGGCAGGACTGCTGAAATCTTCATTAAACGATGTACCGAAGCGGATTGAAGCCCTGCATGCCCAGGTGCGTGAACTGTCACGCGAAAATGAATCCCTGCAGTCCATGCTGAGCGCTACCTTTGCAGCCGAGCTAACCAGCAGTGTGAAAACAGTAGGCAGCGGAACACAACTGCTCGCGGTTGCCGTTCAAGCCGGCAATATGGACGCACTGCGCTCCACGGCCGATGAACTGAAATCCAAGCTGCCGGATGCCGTGCTGGTGCTGGGCGCAGCTATGGACGACAAAGTCAACTTTGTCGTATCGGTTCCGCAGAGCCTCGTCCAAAAAGGCTTCCACGCCGGCAAGCTGGTGAAGGAAATCGCCGCAGTATGCGGCGGCGGGGGCGGCGGACGTCCGGATATGGCGCAAGCCGGAGGCAAGGACGCTTCCAAGCTGGGCGAAGCCCTTGTGAAGGCAGAAGAGCTTGTAGCCGCATTGGCTTAA
- a CDS encoding IreB family regulatory phosphoprotein, with protein MDSMDKTVKFNVKGDEKEASSEEILLAVYDALVEKEYHPINQIVGYLISGDPAYIPRHNNARSLVRRKERDELIEELVRFYLVNHRVDNPK; from the coding sequence ATGGACTCCATGGACAAAACGGTCAAATTCAATGTGAAGGGCGATGAGAAGGAAGCTTCTTCCGAGGAAATCCTGCTCGCAGTATACGATGCGCTGGTGGAGAAGGAATATCATCCCATCAATCAGATCGTAGGGTATCTTATTTCCGGAGATCCGGCTTATATTCCGCGCCATAACAATGCGAGAAGTTTGGTCCGGAGAAAAGAACGTGATGAGCTGATTGAGGAACTGGTTCGATTCTACCTCGTCAATCACCGGGTGGATAATCCGAAATGA
- the ruvX gene encoding Holliday junction resolvase RuvX: MKMLGLDYGDRRIGVATSDIFGWTAQALETIERRGNGNEFERIRELVKEHEIGEIVVGLPKNMNGSVGPRGEICIEFADQLREELKMPVHLWDERLTTVSAERMLIEGDVSRKKRKGIVDKMAAALILQNFLDANSKR, translated from the coding sequence ATGAAGATGCTGGGTCTGGATTACGGCGACCGTAGAATCGGAGTCGCCACAAGCGATATTTTCGGCTGGACGGCGCAAGCTCTGGAGACGATTGAACGGCGCGGCAACGGCAATGAGTTTGAGCGTATCCGCGAACTGGTCAAGGAGCATGAGATTGGAGAGATTGTGGTCGGCCTTCCGAAGAATATGAACGGCTCAGTAGGACCCCGTGGTGAGATCTGTATCGAATTTGCCGATCAGCTGCGGGAAGAGCTCAAAATGCCCGTACACCTTTGGGATGAGCGTCTGACGACGGTATCCGCCGAACGGATGCTGATTGAAGGGGACGTCAGCCGGAAGAAACGCAAAGGGATTGTGGACAAAATGGCCGCAGCCCTGATTTTGCAAAATTTTTTGGATGCTAACAGTAAAAGGTGA
- a CDS encoding DUF1292 domain-containing protein: protein MTNEQIGQEEEPEIIYIPDEEGNEEEFEVIMKFEVDGSDAKYMMVVPLDSEDEESDEVYAFRYEEDGDDLQLFMIENDEEWAIVEETFNTLVDELDGGAGND, encoded by the coding sequence TTGACAAACGAGCAGATTGGCCAAGAAGAAGAACCGGAAATTATCTATATTCCCGACGAGGAAGGTAATGAAGAGGAATTTGAGGTCATTATGAAGTTTGAAGTTGACGGTTCGGATGCCAAGTATATGATGGTGGTTCCGCTGGATTCCGAGGATGAAGAGAGCGATGAAGTGTACGCGTTCCGTTATGAAGAAGACGGTGACGATCTTCAGCTCTTTATGATCGAGAATGACGAGGAATGGGCGATTGTTGAGGAGACCTTCAATACATTGGTGGATGAGCTGGACGGAGGAGCGGGGAATGACTGA
- a CDS encoding DUF1292 domain-containing protein translates to MTDFSADQVVWTSKLKEAYGETVELEDEQGKSSIYDIIAEFEVGSRAYAVLAGSGKGAEQEILRIVVSPDGLPELESIVDDEEWEDVSELYDELTFPADESD, encoded by the coding sequence ATGACTGATTTTTCCGCCGATCAGGTGGTTTGGACTTCCAAACTGAAAGAAGCATATGGAGAAACAGTAGAACTGGAAGACGAGCAGGGCAAATCTTCCATTTACGATATTATTGCCGAGTTTGAAGTCGGCAGCCGCGCGTATGCGGTGCTGGCCGGTTCCGGGAAAGGTGCCGAACAGGAGATTCTGCGGATTGTGGTGTCTCCTGACGGGCTTCCTGAGCTGGAGAGTATCGTGGATGACGAGGAATGGGAAGATGTCTCCGAATTGTACGACGAGCTGACTTTTCCCGCTGACGAGAGCGATTAA
- the mltG gene encoding endolytic transglycosylase MltG: MKAAIRTVLIIILLLAALGGGGAWYVWNGMQPAKPGQPVTFTIEKGMGSSEIADLLEDNGIIRKGLFFKGYLKWVKEGSSFKAGTYTAAPGDTYDALIARLNAGDVVKKATVVFTIPEGYTARQIADKLAVAWNQKPEVFLKIIDSGAGLEAVSRLGIPENSQLRHRLEGYLFPETYELVKESTPEQVVEAMLEQLEKKLDSVGGWQAKLKERGLSLHELLTVASLVEREVVVDRERPIVAGVIYNRLDKGQKLEIDATVQYLLDKQKERLYEKDLKVDSPYNTYKNEGLPPGPISSPGLASIKAALEPKASDYYFYVTKKDGSQGHLFGKTYKEHLANIKKSEQN, encoded by the coding sequence TTGAAAGCCGCAATCCGTACTGTGCTCATTATCATCCTATTGCTGGCAGCATTGGGGGGAGGGGGAGCCTGGTACGTCTGGAATGGCATGCAGCCCGCGAAGCCGGGTCAACCGGTAACGTTTACGATAGAGAAGGGGATGGGCAGCTCGGAAATTGCTGATCTGCTCGAAGACAACGGCATTATACGCAAAGGGCTGTTTTTTAAAGGCTACCTGAAATGGGTCAAGGAAGGCTCCAGCTTCAAGGCCGGCACGTATACCGCTGCTCCCGGGGATACCTATGATGCACTTATTGCCCGTCTGAATGCAGGGGACGTGGTGAAGAAGGCTACAGTGGTCTTTACGATTCCTGAAGGATATACCGCCAGGCAGATTGCCGACAAGCTTGCTGTCGCCTGGAATCAGAAGCCTGAAGTATTCCTGAAAATAATAGATTCGGGGGCGGGGCTTGAAGCCGTAAGCAGGCTGGGGATTCCTGAGAACAGCCAGCTGCGCCACCGCCTGGAGGGCTACTTGTTCCCGGAAACGTATGAGCTGGTGAAGGAGAGCACCCCGGAGCAGGTTGTTGAAGCGATGCTGGAGCAGCTTGAGAAGAAGCTGGACTCGGTCGGGGGCTGGCAGGCCAAGCTCAAGGAACGCGGACTCTCCCTGCATGAGCTGCTGACGGTGGCTTCGCTTGTGGAGCGGGAGGTTGTAGTGGACCGTGAGCGTCCGATTGTGGCCGGTGTGATCTATAACAGGCTGGATAAAGGGCAGAAGCTGGAGATCGACGCAACTGTCCAGTACCTCCTGGATAAGCAGAAGGAGCGGCTGTATGAGAAGGATCTGAAGGTAGACAGCCCTTATAATACGTATAAAAATGAAGGTCTCCCGCCGGGGCCGATCAGCAGCCCCGGACTTGCTTCCATCAAGGCTGCGCTTGAGCCGAAAGCTTCGGATTATTATTTCTACGTGACGAAAAAGGACGGCTCACAAGGCCATTTATTCGGCAAAACCTACAAGGAACATTTAGCCAATATCAAAAAAAGTGAACAAAATTAG
- a CDS encoding peptidase U32 family protein: MNNKPELLATAASLEEAAVLLKAGADALLIGDDRFGMRLAGHFSLEDTAEAVKLAHEQGCKVYASLGGLMPNRLLDELPAYVKAIGELGVDGVEFGDPAVLAAVKREAPLLKLHWNAEMTSTNYATANYWGRKGASRVVLARELNMDEMTEMVPLLEVEAQVQVHGMTNIYHSKRKLVASYMSHQGRPSDGGSLGKERGLFLIEAERPNEKFPIYEDENGTHIMSSDDICILEDLHFLLKAGVHSLKIEGLLKPVAYNAAVVKAYRHAIDLYAADPEGYAFQESWMDGIRALQDPERELSFGFFYKEQVY, encoded by the coding sequence ATGAATAACAAACCGGAGCTGCTGGCGACAGCGGCTTCCTTGGAAGAAGCGGCTGTGCTGCTGAAGGCCGGGGCCGATGCGCTGCTGATTGGCGATGACCGCTTTGGCATGCGGCTGGCAGGCCACTTCTCGCTGGAAGATACTGCGGAGGCCGTTAAGCTGGCTCATGAGCAGGGATGCAAGGTCTATGCAAGCCTCGGTGGCCTGATGCCGAACCGCCTGCTGGACGAGCTTCCCGCTTATGTAAAAGCGATTGGGGAGCTGGGTGTAGACGGCGTTGAATTCGGCGATCCGGCAGTGCTTGCCGCCGTAAAGAGGGAAGCCCCGCTGTTGAAGCTGCATTGGAACGCGGAAATGACCTCAACCAACTACGCTACAGCCAATTACTGGGGCCGCAAGGGCGCTTCGCGGGTCGTTCTGGCCCGTGAGCTGAACATGGACGAAATGACGGAAATGGTGCCGCTGCTGGAAGTTGAAGCCCAGGTGCAGGTCCATGGCATGACGAATATTTATCACTCCAAGCGCAAGCTGGTCGCAAGCTATATGTCTCATCAGGGCCGTCCGAGCGATGGTGGAAGCTTGGGCAAGGAGCGCGGCCTGTTCCTGATCGAGGCAGAGCGCCCGAATGAAAAGTTCCCGATCTATGAGGATGAGAACGGCACGCATATTATGAGTTCCGATGATATCTGCATCCTGGAGGATCTGCATTTTCTGCTGAAGGCCGGTGTGCACAGCCTGAAGATTGAAGGGCTGCTGAAGCCGGTTGCCTACAACGCAGCCGTCGTCAAGGCTTACCGTCATGCGATTGACCTCTATGCGGCTGACCCGGAGGGCTATGCCTTCCAGGAGAGCTGGATGGATGGCATCCGTGCGCTGCAGGACCCTGAGCGCGAGCTGTCCTTTGGCTTCTTTTATAAGGAGCAGGTGTATTAA
- a CDS encoding peptidase U32 family protein, translating to MGTMTKPQFKGKRYRLDKPELLAPAGNLEKLKFAVHYGADAVYIGGQKYGLRSGADNFSFEEMREGVEFAKKYGAKVFVATNIYAHNEDIAGIEEYLRNLYEVGIAAIIVADPVIVDTARRLVPGLEVHLSTQQSTLNWQAVSFWKEEGLPRVVLGRETSLEEIAEIKQHVDIEIESFIHGAMCSSYSGRCVLSNHFTDRDSNRGGCCQSCRWKYDLFEDARPEGTWVSEEDQAQAQQPPLPLQPGVTQLPLHQPEDNPFSMGSKDLCMLESIPELIEAGIDSFKIEGRMKSIHYVATVVNAYRKAIDAYMADPEGYVLKPEWLEELQKAANRPLNTGFFYDTPDHEDHIYEPEEKAAPYDFAGLVLEYDAAGGTALIQQRNHFKPGQEVEFFGPDNTFFKQTVGEIWDEEGQPLDAARHPLQRVRMKVDQPVAYFDMMRKKK from the coding sequence ATGGGAACCATGACCAAGCCGCAATTCAAGGGCAAACGTTACCGTCTGGACAAACCGGAGCTCCTTGCTCCGGCGGGTAATCTGGAGAAATTGAAATTCGCCGTGCATTATGGTGCGGATGCAGTATATATTGGAGGACAGAAATACGGCCTGCGCTCGGGAGCGGATAATTTCAGCTTCGAGGAAATGCGCGAGGGCGTGGAGTTTGCCAAAAAATACGGCGCCAAGGTTTTTGTCGCCACGAATATTTATGCCCACAATGAAGATATCGCCGGGATTGAAGAATACCTGCGCAATCTCTATGAAGTGGGGATCGCCGCCATTATCGTGGCCGATCCGGTCATAGTGGATACCGCCCGCCGGCTGGTGCCGGGCCTTGAGGTGCATCTGAGCACCCAGCAGTCCACACTCAACTGGCAGGCAGTGTCTTTCTGGAAGGAAGAAGGGCTGCCGCGCGTGGTCCTTGGCCGTGAAACGAGCCTGGAGGAAATCGCTGAAATTAAGCAGCATGTCGATATCGAAATCGAAAGCTTCATCCATGGAGCGATGTGCTCCTCCTACTCCGGCCGCTGTGTGCTGTCCAACCACTTCACGGACCGCGATTCGAACCGCGGCGGCTGCTGCCAGTCCTGCCGCTGGAAATACGACCTGTTCGAAGATGCCCGGCCTGAAGGCACATGGGTATCCGAAGAAGACCAGGCCCAGGCGCAGCAGCCGCCACTGCCGCTGCAGCCGGGAGTCACCCAGCTTCCGCTGCATCAGCCGGAGGATAATCCATTCTCGATGGGCTCGAAGGACCTGTGCATGCTGGAGAGTATCCCGGAGCTGATCGAAGCCGGCATTGACAGCTTCAAGATTGAAGGGCGGATGAAGTCCATCCACTATGTCGCAACAGTCGTCAACGCTTACCGCAAAGCGATAGATGCTTATATGGCCGACCCGGAAGGGTATGTGCTGAAGCCCGAATGGCTGGAAGAGCTGCAGAAAGCGGCGAACCGCCCGCTGAATACAGGGTTTTTCTATGATACGCCGGATCACGAGGATCATATTTATGAGCCTGAGGAAAAGGCGGCCCCTTATGACTTTGCCGGACTGGTGCTGGAGTATGATGCTGCTGGCGGAACCGCGCTTATTCAGCAGCGCAACCACTTCAAGCCGGGACAGGAAGTGGAGTTCTTTGGTCCTGACAACACGTTCTTCAAGCAGACGGTAGGCGAAATTTGGGATGAGGAAGGCCAGCCGCTGGATGCGGCCCGCCATCCGCTGCAGCGGGTGCGCATGAAGGTGGACCAGCCGGTTGCCTATTTCGACATGATGCGCAAGAAAAAATAG